A window of the Cicer arietinum cultivar CDC Frontier isolate Library 1 chromosome 6, Cicar.CDCFrontier_v2.0, whole genome shotgun sequence genome harbors these coding sequences:
- the LOC101504727 gene encoding beta-glucuronosyltransferase GlcAT14B-like isoform X1 — translation MRKNVGSHSGRMFSDRKWIIPFFASLLVSVSLVLTAILGEFSSYGGGEESPFDIVSFNGSEDYNGDFVESDLERSINASVVVKMEAPKFAYLISGTKGDSHRMMRTLEAVYHPRNQYILHLDLEAPPRERLELANAVKADPVYREVENVRVMSQSNLVTYKGPTMIACTLQAIAILLKESSEWDWFINLSASDYPLVTQDDMLHVFSNLSRDLNFIEHTRISGWKLNQRARPIIIDPALYLTKKSDLALTTQRRTLPTSFKLFTGSAWVVLTRSFVEYCIWGWDNFPRTMLMYYTNFVSSPEGYFHTVICNTQKFRHTAISHDLHYIAWDTPPKQHPISLTMKDFDKMAQSKAPFARKFAKDDAVLDKIDKELLSRTHRFSPGAWCIGTSENGADPCSSRGNDTVFRPGPGAEKLRKLLQVLLSEEFLSKQCL, via the exons ATGAGGAAAAATGTTGGTTCTCATTCAGGAAGGATGTTTAGTGACAGGAAATGGATTATACCATTTTTTGCAAGTTTGTTGGTATCTGTGAGCTTGGTTCTTACAGCTATTCTTGGTGAATTTAGTTCTTATGGTGGAGGAGAGGAGTCGCCGTTCGACATTGTTTCGTTCAATGGATCAGAGGATTACAATGGAGATTTTGTCGAGTCGGATTTGGAAAGGTCGATCAATGCTAGTGTGGTTGTGAAGATGGAGGCACCTAAGTTTGCATATCTAATTTCGGGTACAAAGGGTGATAGTCATAGGATGATGAGGACATTGGAGGCGGTTTACCACCCGAGGAATCAATACATTTTGCATTTGGATCTTGAGGCTCCGCCTCGGGAAAGGTTGGAATTGGCGAATGCAGTGAAAGCTGATCCGGTGTACAGGGAAGTGGAGAATGTGCGCGTTATGTCGCAATCCAATTTGGTAACTTATAAGGGTCCTACTATGATTGCTTGTACCCTTCAAGCTATAGCAATACTATTGAAGGAGAGTTCAGAGTGGGACTGGTTTATAAACCTCAGTGCCTCGGATTATCCTCTTGTGACACAGGATG ATATGCTTCATGTTTTCTCTAATCTGTCAAGAGATCTCAATTTCATTGAACATACACGCATTTCCGGTTGGAAATT GAACCAAAGAGCAAGGCCCATCATTATTGATCCTGCCCTTTACTTAACAAAGAAATCTGATTTAGCATTGACTACTCAAAGAAGAACACTTCCGACGTCTTTTAAATTGTTCACTG GTTCGGCTTGGGTTGTACTAACGCGGTCTTTTGTGGAATACTGTATATGGGGATGGGATAACTTTCCACGGACTATGCTTATGTATTATACAAATTTTGTCTCTTCTCCCGAGGGATATTTTCACACTGTCATTTGTAACACTCAGAAGTTTCGACACACAGCAATAAGCCATGATCTTCACTACATTGCTTGGGACACTCCACCAAAGCAACATCCCATCTCTTTAACTATGAAGGACTTCGACAAAATGGCTCAGAGCAAGGCTCCCTTTGCCCGGAAGTTTGCAAAGGATGATGCAGTCCTAGACAAGATTGACAAAGAACTTTTGAGCCGCACGCATAGATTTTCACCAGGTGCATGGTGTATTGGGACATCAGAAAATGGAGCAGACCCATGTTCTTCGCGTGGCAATGATACGGTGTTTCGGCCAGGACCCGGTGCTGAGAAGCTACGCAAGCTGCTTCAGGTGCTGTTATCTGAAGAATTTCTAAGCAAGCAGTGTTTGTGA
- the LOC101504727 gene encoding beta-glucuronosyltransferase GlcAT14A-like isoform X2, whose protein sequence is MEAPKFAYLISGTKGDSHRMMRTLEAVYHPRNQYILHLDLEAPPRERLELANAVKADPVYREVENVRVMSQSNLVTYKGPTMIACTLQAIAILLKESSEWDWFINLSASDYPLVTQDDMLHVFSNLSRDLNFIEHTRISGWKLNQRARPIIIDPALYLTKKSDLALTTQRRTLPTSFKLFTGSAWVVLTRSFVEYCIWGWDNFPRTMLMYYTNFVSSPEGYFHTVICNTQKFRHTAISHDLHYIAWDTPPKQHPISLTMKDFDKMAQSKAPFARKFAKDDAVLDKIDKELLSRTHRFSPGAWCIGTSENGADPCSSRGNDTVFRPGPGAEKLRKLLQVLLSEEFLSKQCL, encoded by the exons ATGGAGGCACCTAAGTTTGCATATCTAATTTCGGGTACAAAGGGTGATAGTCATAGGATGATGAGGACATTGGAGGCGGTTTACCACCCGAGGAATCAATACATTTTGCATTTGGATCTTGAGGCTCCGCCTCGGGAAAGGTTGGAATTGGCGAATGCAGTGAAAGCTGATCCGGTGTACAGGGAAGTGGAGAATGTGCGCGTTATGTCGCAATCCAATTTGGTAACTTATAAGGGTCCTACTATGATTGCTTGTACCCTTCAAGCTATAGCAATACTATTGAAGGAGAGTTCAGAGTGGGACTGGTTTATAAACCTCAGTGCCTCGGATTATCCTCTTGTGACACAGGATG ATATGCTTCATGTTTTCTCTAATCTGTCAAGAGATCTCAATTTCATTGAACATACACGCATTTCCGGTTGGAAATT GAACCAAAGAGCAAGGCCCATCATTATTGATCCTGCCCTTTACTTAACAAAGAAATCTGATTTAGCATTGACTACTCAAAGAAGAACACTTCCGACGTCTTTTAAATTGTTCACTG GTTCGGCTTGGGTTGTACTAACGCGGTCTTTTGTGGAATACTGTATATGGGGATGGGATAACTTTCCACGGACTATGCTTATGTATTATACAAATTTTGTCTCTTCTCCCGAGGGATATTTTCACACTGTCATTTGTAACACTCAGAAGTTTCGACACACAGCAATAAGCCATGATCTTCACTACATTGCTTGGGACACTCCACCAAAGCAACATCCCATCTCTTTAACTATGAAGGACTTCGACAAAATGGCTCAGAGCAAGGCTCCCTTTGCCCGGAAGTTTGCAAAGGATGATGCAGTCCTAGACAAGATTGACAAAGAACTTTTGAGCCGCACGCATAGATTTTCACCAGGTGCATGGTGTATTGGGACATCAGAAAATGGAGCAGACCCATGTTCTTCGCGTGGCAATGATACGGTGTTTCGGCCAGGACCCGGTGCTGAGAAGCTACGCAAGCTGCTTCAGGTGCTGTTATCTGAAGAATTTCTAAGCAAGCAGTGTTTGTGA